In Blastococcus saxobsidens DD2, the genomic stretch ACCTCCAGGTGCAGCTGCTCGTCGATCGCGTTCATCTTCGGCCGATCGAGGCGGATGGTGCCGACTCCGTTCTCGACCTGCAGCGTCACGAACTCGGGCTCGGCCATGTGCGGTACCTCCAGGTGCGGACGACGTCGTCGAAAGCACCCTAGAAGGGACCCCGTCCACCCCGCCCCTGGACGGGGCCTGTCAGGTCGCGCGGCGGGCGGTGAACCGGCCGTCGGTGCGGGCGAGCGACAGCGGGAGCCCGAAGGTGTCCGAGAGCGTCGCGGCGGTGAGCACGTCGTCGGCGGCGCCGGCGGCCACCACCTCGCCGTCGCGCAGCAGCAGGGCGTGGGTGTACCCGGGCGGGATCTCCTCGACGTGGTGGGTGACCAGCACCTGCGCCGGCGCGTAGTGGTACTTGGCGAGGTCGGTGAGCCGGCCGACGAGGTCCTCCCGCCCGGCGAGGTCCAGTCCCGCACCGGGTTCGTCGAGCAGCAGCAGCTCCGGGTCCGGCATGAGCGCCCGGGCGATCTGGGTGCGCTTGCGCTCGCCCTCGCTCAGCGTGCCGAAGGGGCGGTGCGCGTACTGCGCGACGCCCCACTGCTGCATGAGCAGCCCGGCGCGGGTGAGGTCGTGGACGTCGTACCGCTCCCGCCACCGTCCCACGACGGCGTAGCCCGCCGAGACGACGACGTCGCCGGTGCGCTCGGCGCCGCTGATGCGCTGGGCCAGCGACGCACTGGTGAGGCCGATCCGCGGGCGCAGCTCGAAGACGTCGACCGCGCCCAGGGTCTCCCCCAGCAGCCGGACCTCGCCGCGGGTCGGGTGCATCAGCGCCGCGGCCAGCTGCAGCAGCGTCGTCTTCCCCGCCCCGTTGGGCCCGAGCACCACCCACCGGTGGTCGGCCTCGACGCTCCAGTCGACGCCGCGCAGCAGGTGGTCCTGCCCGCGGACGACGTCGACACCGGTCATCCGTACGACCGCGCCCTCCGGGGCGCCAGGGTTCGACACGTCCCCCATCCAACCAACCTTCCCCGCCGTCGGTGCGCCCGCTCCGGGCCCGGAGTTGGCACGATCACGCAGGTGACCGACTCCCCCGCTGCCGGATCCCTGGTCCCCGGGGTGCTTCCCGGCACGCCCACCCCCCTCGGCGCCTCCTGGGACGGCCGCGGGACGAACTTCGCGCTGTGGTCGGCCGGCGCCTCCGCCGTCGACCTGTGCCTGTTCGC encodes the following:
- a CDS encoding ABC transporter ATP-binding protein, with translation MTGVDVVRGQDHLLRGVDWSVEADHRWVVLGPNGAGKTTLLQLAAALMHPTRGEVRLLGETLGAVDVFELRPRIGLTSASLAQRISGAERTGDVVVSAGYAVVGRWRERYDVHDLTRAGLLMQQWGVAQYAHRPFGTLSEGERKRTQIARALMPDPELLLLDEPGAGLDLAGREDLVGRLTDLAKYHYAPAQVLVTHHVEEIPPGYTHALLLRDGEVVAAGAADDVLTAATLSDTFGLPLSLARTDGRFTARRAT